The Candidatus Liberimonas magnetica genome window below encodes:
- a CDS encoding amino acid permease produces the protein MSPDNEITLKKDLSWWDCSGIIVGIIIGTGIFSIFPTLIAQHNPSLLMILLVWAFGGLFAWFGALCYAELSSQFPSAGGDFTFLKKSYAGKGGNIISFLFAWSVVLIIRPSSIATLALIIGNESLKLLPFTGFSGFSTILVVAAFTITLLTLINISGITLGKNVQNSITIFKIAILIFLIGFGISKTGSSVSNLIPLLPPAKNPFNIILGFWSALVLSMWVYGGWNEAVYIAEETKNGLNIIPKALFAGLATVTLLYIGINFVYIKYLTPEGLAKTFSPASDIMTIWFGTKGGIAMSSIIIISAAGAINGLILTGGRISYAIAKNYPGLNMFSSIHPKYRSPQAALFANFVFTLTLLLISRGNIGFVENLAYYTSGVFWCFMGLVILGLMLARRTFKEENVPYKVPFYPVLPILFLLVTCGLIWSSVKFKPVETLTGLVILSSGVPLYYIFHTKSMA, from the coding sequence ATGAGTCCTGACAACGAAATAACACTTAAGAAAGACCTCTCCTGGTGGGATTGTTCAGGGATCATTGTAGGCATAATTATTGGAACCGGTATTTTTAGTATTTTCCCTACACTGATAGCGCAACACAATCCATCGTTACTGATGATACTGCTTGTTTGGGCTTTCGGCGGGCTTTTTGCCTGGTTTGGAGCTCTATGCTACGCGGAACTTTCTTCGCAATTTCCTTCAGCCGGCGGTGATTTTACATTCCTGAAAAAATCATATGCTGGCAAAGGTGGGAATATAATATCTTTTCTTTTTGCCTGGAGCGTTGTTTTAATAATAAGGCCCAGCTCCATTGCTACACTTGCTCTTATTATAGGAAACGAGTCCCTTAAACTTCTTCCTTTTACAGGGTTCAGCGGTTTTAGTACGATATTGGTCGTCGCGGCATTCACTATTACACTTCTAACATTGATAAACATTTCCGGAATAACCTTAGGCAAAAATGTACAGAACTCAATAACGATATTCAAGATCGCTATACTCATATTCCTTATAGGATTCGGCATTTCAAAAACCGGTTCCAGCGTTTCGAACCTTATTCCTTTGTTACCGCCCGCTAAAAACCCCTTCAACATTATTCTCGGTTTCTGGAGCGCTCTGGTCTTAAGTATGTGGGTTTATGGCGGTTGGAACGAGGCTGTTTACATTGCAGAAGAAACAAAAAACGGCTTAAATATTATTCCCAAAGCCCTTTTTGCGGGCCTAGCGACCGTTACTCTGCTCTATATCGGAATTAACTTTGTTTATATTAAATATCTTACCCCGGAAGGGCTCGCCAAAACATTCAGCCCTGCATCGGATATTATGACTATCTGGTTCGGAACAAAAGGCGGAATAGCGATGTCTTCAATCATCATTATTTCCGCAGCAGGTGCTATAAACGGCCTCATACTGACCGGCGGAAGGATCAGCTATGCAATCGCAAAAAACTATCCTGGCCTCAATATGTTCTCCTCTATACACCCTAAGTACAGGTCCCCCCAGGCTGCGCTTTTTGCGAACTTTGTTTTTACCTTGACGCTTCTTCTGATAAGCAGGGGGAATATCGGGTTTGTAGAAAATCTGGCATACTACACCAGCGGGGTATTCTGGTGTTTTATGGGGCTGGTTATTTTAGGATTGATGCTCGCAAGAAGGACTTTTAAGGAAGAAAATGTACCTTACAAGGTTCCTTTCTATCCGGTTCTGCCTATTTTGTTTTTACTGGTAACATGCGGGCTGATATGGAGTTCGGTGAAGTTCAAACCAGTAGAAACTTTGACAGGGCTCGTAATTCTTTCGTCAGGAGTACCTTTATACTACATTTTCCATACAAAATCCATGGCATAA
- a CDS encoding class I SAM-dependent methyltransferase, whose amino-acid sequence MKLINICAAGISLGLGISLILLTVHSPKVNYGELTKLADKYKTDKGSNIYINADGKGQGHHFTEVYEYFFKPIRMKANKILEIGVEHGGSEFMWRDYFPNAIIYGIDIADCSKFNSGRIKTYIADQLKRDQLKGFIDKYGKDFDFILDDGGHWMDEQQTSFGYLFPYVKSGGYYIIEDVHTSFLNNYGVEPDGSNSTYTMITNYIKNAKIVSKYMTEVESAYIANNIDYCNLFSRDKGLSAFCIFKKK is encoded by the coding sequence ATGAAATTAATAAATATTTGCGCAGCTGGTATCAGCTTGGGATTGGGAATTTCATTAATCCTCCTCACTGTTCATTCACCCAAGGTTAATTACGGAGAACTAACGAAATTGGCTGATAAATACAAGACTGATAAAGGGTCCAATATATATATAAATGCGGACGGAAAAGGACAGGGCCATCATTTTACCGAAGTATATGAATATTTCTTCAAACCAATAAGGATGAAGGCAAATAAAATACTTGAGATCGGCGTAGAACATGGTGGGTCCGAGTTTATGTGGAGAGATTATTTTCCGAACGCCATTATATACGGTATTGATATCGCAGATTGTTCCAAGTTTAACTCTGGAAGGATAAAGACCTATATAGCTGACCAGTTAAAAAGAGACCAGCTGAAGGGTTTTATCGATAAATATGGCAAAGACTTTGACTTTATCCTTGATGACGGCGGGCACTGGATGGATGAACAGCAGACCAGTTTTGGTTACCTTTTCCCGTACGTTAAATCCGGCGGATATTATATCATTGAAGATGTTCACACATCATTCCTCAATAACTATGGTGTCGAACCCGATGGCAGTAATTCAACTTATACAATGATTACCAATTATATAAAAAATGCAAAAATAGTTAGTAAATATATGACAGAGGTTGAATCAGCTTATATTGCAAACAATATAGATTACTGCAATTTGTTCAGCCGGGACAAAGGCCTGTCAGCTTTCTGTATTTTTAAAAAGAAATAA
- a CDS encoding HD domain-containing protein, with the protein MKFKLIKEWFNNYTKIFDKGFVGKINPIKYKIEHSKIVAKEIFDIAKHSGLKNNDLVVARAIGLLHDIGRFEQYAKYKTFYDKKSENHAHLGVEILENNSVLKYFLEKDKYVILRAIEYHNSKKLPSGLNEREKMFAQLARDADKIDIFSIVIKYYKNMPLTRSEMVDFNLVDSPKISAKVIKDLLSGKATNYNDLKTLNDLRIIQIGWVYDINFPRTFEIISERKYIDKIYSFLPNIPVVNRIYNDAKKHIERNK; encoded by the coding sequence ATGAAATTTAAATTAATAAAAGAATGGTTTAACAATTATACAAAAATTTTTGATAAGGGATTTGTCGGAAAGATAAACCCTATTAAATATAAAATAGAGCATAGCAAAATTGTAGCCAAGGAGATATTTGATATTGCCAAGCATTCCGGCCTTAAAAATAACGATTTGGTAGTTGCACGAGCCATAGGTTTGCTACATGATATCGGAAGGTTTGAACAATACGCTAAATATAAGACTTTTTATGATAAAAAGTCTGAAAATCATGCGCATTTAGGCGTAGAAATACTTGAGAATAATTCTGTGCTAAAATATTTTTTGGAAAAAGACAAATATGTTATTTTGAGAGCCATAGAATATCACAATTCTAAAAAACTTCCTTCAGGCCTCAATGAAAGAGAAAAAATGTTTGCACAACTGGCAAGAGATGCTGACAAAATAGATATATTCAGTATAGTCATAAAATATTATAAAAATATGCCTTTAACGCGCAGCGAAATGGTCGATTTTAATTTGGTCGACTCTCCCAAAATATCAGCCAAAGTAATAAAGGATTTGCTTTCCGGAAAAGCTACAAATTATAACGATTTAAAAACTCTAAATGACCTGAGAATTATTCAAATCGGATGGGTCTATGACATAAACTTCCCTCGGACATTCGAAATCATTTCAGAAAGAAAGTATATAGACAAAATATACAGTTTTCTGCCAAATATCCCTGTTGTAAACCGGATATATAATGACGCTAAAAAGCATATCGAACGTAATAAATGA